The window CAGTCGTAGTAGATGGGATAGGCAGATGGACATAGGCGGAGGATGTTCAGCTTTTATCAAGGACAACGTTATCGGATAGATGTGAAAGGGAAGAATTTGTAGTTGTAGAACTATATACAACCAAAGGACAGATGAAAATCAGTCGATGCTATAATCCATGCAAACCACTAGATATTCCAAACTTAAACAAATTCCAGGACAGTCTCTAGGTTACATCATGTGGATTATAGATTTCAACGCACACATCACATAatggggaggaaggaaaaatggaaatgggGAGGTGACAGAACAAATCTGGAGAAGGGTCACTTGGTGTGTTTATAGGATGGGGAAAGAACCTGAATTATCTGCAGTTCTGTGCAGTTACACAAGGTGGATGAGCTCAAGGAGAAGATGGAGCCAACAGAAAGACCTGgtcatttaacattttaaaaaattgttttattttgttaaatcaCATTCCACTGTCAGAAAAACGATACAGAAAATTGATACTTTCTCCCCCTCATATAATAGTCTCATTCTCCAGATAAGGGAACAAAATGCTCAAACCCCAAAGGCAGCAGTATTccatataaatatttattttaaggttGCAAAACAAccttaaaataaattcttcttcttctcatgaTCTTTAGATtattgacagaaaaaaaacataatattttacacaaatatcGAAACATGTTGGAAAAATAATATTCATGTAATCAAAATGTAAATCTTGCGTTTTAAATGTCTGTTTACATGCTGTATTGATGTATGTATACAATGGCATAAATGCTATTTTTATCCATAAAAGAATAACTTGAGATTTCTCACCGGAAGCCgtattttttatttcctgttttattttgaaagatcAGAACCGGAAGTCATTGTAGTTTCTGCGGAGGAGGAAGGTGTCTTCTGTTCTGTCCCACCAATTGTACCGAATTGGATATTTTTCACTCAGTGGGTTTACGTGACTAAGCGGCCATAAGAGGTACCTGCTATATCATTGTAAAATATTTAGTTTACTACATTTAGCATTAGCACGAAAATGCATTTTTACCCAGTCGAAATAACCTCAGCAGTTTGTTGACATTTAGCCTGCTAGCTAGCCTTGCTAACAACTTTTCATTCATTGCTACTTAATCGTTTtctttgttgctgtgctgctaaAGAAAGGCTTAGATTTATCACCATGGGGACCGAGCTGTATTGATACACCGTCGCTGTGTTATCTTTTATGTTATTTAGTCGATGCTGTTTTATAttcttttcattcattttattgaATTGCCCAAACAATACACTCGACCCAGCCAAGTAAATTAATTATGCTAGAACACACTAGTGGGCTTTGATGCTCTAAGAAATGCCTGGTGTGTTTagttatttattctttattcttcgtgcaaaaaaaaactgctttaatgATTTCCGGATGTTTTTATTCATCGCATTATTCACCCAGAGGCTCTATGTGTAGCTGAATATGGTGTCCGTGGAGGTCCAAATGTAAAAGGTATTTGCGAAAGAAAAACTAAATTTTTAAATTTACAGAATTTCTTtatattaattttaattttttttcaaaaacttTTGGGAATTTACACCACTGAGTAAGTGTCAAGTTACAACGACTAGTAATATATTAGAAAGCCACCCTTCTGTTCCATGAACATGAAAGTATTATTACACAATGCTGCTGAAACGTTTGTGTGCAAAGAAGCATGAGCTGTAACTATACTTGGTTAATGAATTTAATGGAAAGCTTCCAGCAGCTTTCATTTAAAGCACCATACTATATCAACTATGTTAAGCTAAAAATATTGGACATTTCCCCCCTCTCAGCTCACTTTATCCCATCATCTGTCTGTGAAGTGGTGATGCTGATGAACTCTGTCTGAGGAAAAAAGCACCTTCTGCTCCACAATTCCACATGGAGTCCAACAATGAGGGAGAACTCGACATCATAATCAGCAACGTGGTGGCAACTTTCAGGACCCGGTGCCATCTCAACCTGCGCACCATTGCCTTGGAAGGAAACAATGTCATCTATAAACCAGAACAAGGGGTGAGGAACCCTCCATGAGTGCACATACAGGTAGAGAAAATACAGCATctgatcttttttctttcttaatcaGACAGTTACAATGAAACTCCGTAAGCCCAGGATAACAGCCAATATCTGGTCTTCTGGAAAAATTATATGCACAGGAGCATCAAGGTGAGCCCCCAAAACTGACTGTGATATCTGATTGCTGTTTCCTACTGTTCTTATTCCTGCTCCTTTACTTCAGTGAGGATGAAGCAAAGCTGGGTGCTCGCAGGTTAGCTCGCTGTCTGCAGAAACTGGGTTTCAAGGTGAGAGTTTCTTATTTTTCGCTGCCAGTTAAATGCTTATAGAGCCACATTAGTTTGACTTTCATACTTTAACCTGTGTCCATGTGTTGACTCATACTGTGcatctgtctttgtctcctcaggtgaagtTTTCTGCTTTCAAAGTTGTGAACGTGATGGCCGGGTGTTCCATGCCATTTAAAATCTCCCTAATAGACTTCACAAAGAAGAACCGACCCATTGCCACGTAATGCAACATTCCTGTCACCCTAACTTATGAGTCCTGAATTGTGTTTTCTGCAAAACTAGGaaacatctgtttgttttgtgcatattttgtatttatttgatCCCCGTCATGGTTTATTGATCCAATATACCGGTAATATTGTTTAGCGGTGAGGAtatgctgccctctagtggtgcaGTTAGGCTTTGCAAACAGATGGACATGGACCCAGTTTGTCAATgctttttgattaaaaaataaatccaaaaccAAATGAATTGCAGTCTGTTGGAATAGATAAAGCAGCACAGTGGTGGTGTGTCAGACCTCTggagggtgtattcctgccagtgactgctgggatcaACAGTCTGATGGTGACATTTAAGCCTTGATTTaagtgtgttgatgtgtttctCAGGTATGAACCAGAGCTCCATCCTGCTGCTATGTACACCATGAGACAACCCAAGGCTACAATAAAGGTGTTCTCTACTGGCAGTGTCACAATTTTAGGTACTTAACACATGCAGTTGGACTTTTTTGTCCATCTTAGAGGCACctatgattttattttgaactaTTTGGGTACACTTTTTCTTTAACTTGTTTTTACCTCGATCTGTCTATGCAGGACCAAGCGTGGACAACGTGGCCGCAGCTGTTCAGCACGTCTAccctctgctgtcagagtgTCGTAGACCCCTGTGAGTGACGAGCAACACACACCAGGAAGCACCTTACCTGTGGATTCTACTGCTACGTGTTGTCAGCACAAGGCTGCGTCCTCCTAACATGACCAACGACGTCACTTCATCTGCTTTTAACAATTTAATGTCCTCACAAGACTTTTTGGACTTCCTTCATACAaaaatgttgttattgttgtggCTGCTGTGATTTTTATCACCTACGGCCACCAGTGATTTGATTCCTCAAACCCAACTGAGGCTGAATAAtcttttattcactttatttCTTCTGGGTGTTTCCACTCAGATGAGTTCAACTGTTCAATTGATTTTGTGCCACCGGAGAACCTTCTGTGTTTCCGTCCAGTTTAGATTTAACAGCACGCACATCTCAGTTCACAAGAAACATTAATTTTTGcacatttccttgtttttttctggatgGTTTTTCCCATTATAAATTTGTTCCGTAAGTACTGTTACATCAAAACATTGACTCATTTTTAAGGAACTACTGGTTAGAATCAGGAGATGGCGACGCTACAGAGAGGCATCGCATTCAGAATAAGCTTTTTAGATGGAGATGAGACGTCTTTTAAATGTTGTTGGCAAATTTCTGTTTTGAATGTGGGTATTTATAAAAGTCCTTGAAGTTCAAAAAGCAACAGATACGTAggggttagcttagcatgccTCCCATGACCACATTTGGCAACACAAAAACATTAACAATGGTTAGGCTCACGTCGTCAGCTGATATCTGAAGATACAgtattttcaaaagaaaaccagTTCCACtgttaaacaggaaaagagcaATGACAGTGATTATTTTAATGAGAGCTGGTTTGCTGTACATACATCCAACATTTTTAGAAAAGCATCAgcttcaggctgtgtgtgaTGGACTGCCATCCAGTGTATTTGTGACACTTGAgagtttttgtattttgtataaaaaaataaatgattaaaatgacTCTGTATGTGTGgttttcactttttttctccGGGGTTTAAGGAATActtcaacagcagctctttTGAAAAATTTGCACATCCAAATTGTAATATTTTCCTTCATAATAAATCCAATCCTCCATTTCCACAGTGGCACATCATGTTTATCAGAACTGGAGGATGTTTGTAGAGATGCCTCTGGCCCATCACTCCCACCCCAACAGCCTAAAATAtacgtggtgctggtggagtgGCCCTGCCTTCAAGTATCTCAGGGTGTTGTGAACAGGCGGAGCGGTGCAGCCTCCTCAGTGTTGTGTACCAAACTGTTACAGATCAACTGATGCTCCTTCTCTCACCGATGGTGAGGAACATTGGGACAAGGCCACGGACAACAGGACAAGATcacggatacaagcggctgcaatgagtttcctccacagCGTGGCTGGGTGCTCCCTCAGAGAaagggtgagaagctcagtcgCTCGTGAAGAGCTCGGAGCAGAGCTGCCTGGCCTGGGAAGGCCTCGGAATACccctggaagagctggaggacgtGTCTTGGGTGAGGGAAGTCTGAGCAGcactgcttaggctgctgcctctGCAACGCGACCCAGATAAGCAGAAGAAGACCAGACCATTTATTTCTGTAACAGATGTTATAATAGGCCAGATTtacatgaaataataataataaataatgccTACGAGACTTCTCTGCTCTATGTGTCACATTAGTGTGTTGATAAAAGGAAACAGCacatgtgttgtgttgtgttgcttcTAAAATACAAACGAGGTGGTTGCCTCATTTCTGGGTTTTCATTTGTCTACATGGCGGAGGATGCTGTGAATATGAACGAGAGAAGAAGCGGTGTCTGCTAGGCTactgctcctcttctgggtCCCACAGCACTGCTCTAGGTTCAGCCAGTCGGCACCTAGTAAACAAGCAGCACCCGGAGTTTTTCCTGGCCATGGCCGAGTTTTTCTAAATCCCTGAACTGGTGCAGGGACTCGGGCCCTGTTAATGGCCGTATGGGGGTTTCCTGCGGTGGAGACGTGCACCAACAATAAAATCCTATTCATTTACCCAACAGCAAACACAAGATGAGCTGAGAGGGAGACGTCCAATATATGTAGTGCCGTGTTGTGCATTGATCATCAAAGACTCTTACGAGGATAAAAGAACCATTAGAGTCTGGTCTTTGATGAACAAAGCAGCTTTGATCCAAAGCACATCAATCAACGTGGTGCTATGAATATTGGACGTCTCCCTCTTGGCTCATTTTGAACCTTGCAAATCTCTGGAACTGAGAAAATCTTTTTGGAAAGACGGAAAATCTAAGTGGGGACACTTCATCATGCAGCCCAACACCAGGAAAATTGAAGTCACAATCAGCAACGTGGTGGCAACTTTCAGGACCGGGTGCCGTCTCGACCTGCACACCATCGGCTCCAAAGGAAAGAATGTCATCTATAACACAAGACAGGGGGTGAGAACACCCTCCATGAGTGCACATTCAGGTGGAGAAAGAACAGCAGCTGAtccctttctttattttccagaaaGTCACGATGCAACTGCGCAAGCCCAGGATAACAGCCAGCATCTGGGCTTCTGGAAAGGTGATCTGCATAGGAGCATCAAGGTGAGCCCCCAAACCTGCTTTTCTGATTGCTGTTTCCTTCTGTTCTTATTCCTGCTCCTTTACTTCAGTGAGGATGAAGCAAAGATTGGTGCTCGCAGGATAGCTCGCTGTCTGCAGAAACTGGGCTTCAAGGTGAGAgtttctttgatgtttctctGCCAGATCAATGCTCATACTTTCATGTTGGTTTGGATTTAAAATTCAACCCGTGTCCACATGTTGACTCGCCACATCCGTGTCtttgtctcctcaggtgaagtTTTCTGATTTCAAAGTTGTGAACGTGATGGCCGGGTGTTCCATGCCATTTAAAATCTCCCTAATAGACTTCACAAAGAAGAACCAATTAAATACAAAGTAATGTAACATAAATAATGTAACATGAATTGTGTTTTCTACCTGACTTGTAAACTAGAGGAAAATGGGTGTTTTGATGCAggttttatattgttttatttgaagTGCTGCCTGTTGACACAGATAAAGACAGGAGCACAGTTATAACAGGAAGGTTCAGAGTTTGGTTCAACATGTTTACATGTGTCTGGGTGGGTTTTTCTCCAGGTAGCAATACACAAGCATGCATATTATCTTGATTGGACACTGACGTGCCCCAGACTGTAATTGTTTAAGTCGGTGGTGTGTGTCAGACCTCTggagggtgtattcctgccagtgactgctgggatcaACAGTCTGATGGTGACATTTAATCCTTGATttaagtgtgtttatgtgtttctcAGGTATGAACCAAAGCTCTATCCGGCTGCTTCGTACAACGTGAAAGAACCCAAGGCTACAATAAAGGTGTTCTCTACTGGCAGTGTCACAATTTT of the Takifugu flavidus isolate HTHZ2018 chromosome 19, ASM371156v2, whole genome shotgun sequence genome contains:
- the LOC130516235 gene encoding TATA box-binding protein-like 1; its protein translation is MESNNEGELDIIISNVVATFRTRCHLNLRTIALEGNNVIYKPEQGTVTMKLRKPRITANIWSSGKIICTGASSEDEAKLGARRLARCLQKLGFKVKFSAFKVVNVMAGCSMPFKISLIDFTKKNRPIATYEPELHPAAMYTMRQPKATIKVFSTGSVTILGPSVDNVAAAVQHVYPLLSECRRPL
- the LOC130516200 gene encoding TATA box-binding protein-like 1: MQPNTRKIEVTISNVVATFRTGCRLDLHTIGSKGKNVIYNTRQGKVTMQLRKPRITASIWASGKVICIGASSEDEAKIGARRIARCLQKLGFKVKFSDFKVVNVMAGCSMPFKISLIDFTKKNQLNTKYEPKLYPAASYNVKEPKATIKVFSTGSVTILAPSVDNVAAAVQHVYPLLSECRRPL